The following nucleotide sequence is from Triticum dicoccoides isolate Atlit2015 ecotype Zavitan chromosome 7B, WEW_v2.0, whole genome shotgun sequence.
GCAACGAAAACCTAGCGAGTGAGGCGGGGGCGcggtgcagcgccgcctcctcccatCCAGCTCGTCTCCCTCCCTCCCAATCTCCTCCCTCATCTCCCTCCCTCCCAATCTCCTCACTCCCAGTCTCTTTCCCGTCCATGGACGGTGGTGGCAGCGCCATGGAGCACGGCCGCACAACTTCGATGTCGGGGCAGGTAGGTCGGGCGTTGAACGGCTCCACGGGAGCAGCAACATGCGGTGCATCCAGTCGGGCTTGGGTAGTGCCCTGGCGCCAGACGCACGCGCTGGTTTCCGGCAAGCTGGACATGGTACTGACGTACTGTAACTATGTTCCTCTAATCTTGTACATGCATGTATGCTGGCTCATATTGCAAGATTGTAGCTAGTTTTTCATTTGTGAAGATCTGTAGCTACGTTCAGCATGCACACTTGCTTGATACAGGAGCACAATTGTGCATGATAGCTCACCTTGCCATGATCTGTAGTTAGCTATACGTGCATGCTTATTTAGCAAGTGTTGATGATAGCACACGTAGGCACCTAGGAAGGATCTTTTACTAGCTTGTTCAGTAGCATTGTTTCTAATATCTTGTACTATCTCCCTTGATTTATTCATGCCGTCGTCAACCCTGCAACATTACTTGATGAAGAAAAAAATCCCAATAAAATTTCAACAACACTAACTGGTCCATAAATCCATAGTTTTTTTGTATTGTATCAAGGTTCTTTTTCTGTTATTCACTCTTTGTTCAAGTGCTGACATACATGAGGACGCAAACAATGTGTACAAACATTTATCTCTGCAAAACACAGCAAGCCCTTTTACCATCAGTGGTAAATTTACAAATGCTGATCCGGATTCTGAACATGCTAGATAATGCCATCTTCCACACATGATAATATGTTCTCAACTTTGGTTGCATGCCATTGTTAAAATAGATTGCCATTTTTTGCAAATAAAGTTGATCTTTATCGCATGCTTGCTCTCATGCTTGAATTTATAGGTGATGGAAGTGCACCCTATGTTAGTAGGGTGAGCATCGATGAAGCCAGAAGGAGGGAAAATGTCAACCCCGACAATGAAGATAACATTCTGATGGGGAATGGTTCAGCTCCAAGAGACACAGCTTGGAAAGGTCAGTACCATGATCTGCATTTTCTTAATTTGCTTAACTTTTTGTATGGATATTGTGATACTTTTAGAGAGGAAACATTTAAATAAAAAATGTATTAATTATGTTTAAAGTTAAAATGGTTCTAATTCTGTTTGTTAGCTTTTACCTGATTTTGTTATGCATTAAAAGTAAAAAATGTGGCAATTCCCTTTTTTCTGCCTTACTATCTTTTTACTTGATGTTATTATGCATTTAAAGTTGGAATGTTGTTTATTCTGTTGTAATAATCATGCTAATCCTTGTTACTGTCCTGGTTCATTCTTTTTATTCCTTGCTCAATTTTTAGTCATAGTATGATGCATTTAGAGTTGAAATGTTGTTTATTCTATTGTAAACATTATGCTAATTCTTGTTACTGTCCTGGTTCATTCTTTTTTATTCCTTACCCAGTTTTTATTTTGTATTATGATGCATTTAGAGTTGAAATGTTCTTTAGTGTGTTGTagctatatatcatgatgcattgcTAACATGGTGCTTGAAATTTTGATATGTAGGGCTTGTAAGCAATGACATCTATTATGTTTGGAACCATGGCCCGAAGTTTGGTGGGGGATTTGATTGTCGGTACTGCCCCCTAATCACTAGAGGAGGAGGTGCAACCCGCTTTAGGGAGCACCTTGGAGGTATACCAGGTGATGTGAGGGAGTGCCCTAATGTTCCAAGAAATATTCATGCTGCAATGAGGGAATCCCGGGATGACTCAATGCGGAAGAAGAGGGAAAAGAAAAATCGTAGATTTCGTTTGGAAAGGGATATCATGGAAGGGTTGTACCACGGAGAAGGGGTGATAAATATTGAAGATGATGAGGAAGAGATCCAGGCCGCACTTCGGGAGACACTAAGAGACAAGAATGTCTCTCGCGCAGTTGAGAGGAGGCGTGGGAGTGGCAGTGGTGTTTGTGTGTCTCTTGGGAAACAAAGTATCACATCATACTTTGACAAGGAATTGTCGAGCAACAAAGTATCAATGCAGCCAAAGATAAACACTGCTTTGAATGTTGAGTCAAAAGATGTACTTGGCCAAGCTTGGGCAAAGTTTTTTCATGCTAATGACATTGCTGGTCTGAAAGCAAATTTTTCCTATTTTCGTGCGGCTGTCAAGATAACTCAAAACCTTGGCCCAGCTCCCGTTCCAACTGCCAAGGAGATTGATGGGATATATTTGGACAAGAATTATGAAGAAGCTGAGCAGTGGCTGAAGATGTTTAAGCAAGACTGGAGGAACTATGGTGTAACTGTGATGTGTGACTCATGGACATGGCCTACTGGTATGAGTCTCATCAATTCCATGGTGTATTGCAATGCATGGATGTTCTTTCATAAATCCATTGATGCTTCTGGTCAAACTCAGACTGCAGGTTAGTTTTCCAATGATTGAAACTATGTTTACGCATGCTCATTCATTGTTAATTCTGACTAGCCATGCCTTGTTAGTTTTCTACGTGATGTTATGATGCATTTATTGTGCATTTAGAGTTGAAAATCTGTTATGTTTGTTTATTCATGGTTGAAACTATGTTATTTCTGTTTATTCATTGTTAAATCTGTATATTATGCTTTATCCTATTTTACTTGATATCACGGTGCATTTAGAGTTGGAAATCTCCTATGTTTGTTTATTCATGGTTAAATGTGGCTATTATGCCTTTTCTATTTATTACATGATATTATGATGCATTTAGAGTAAAAAATGTCATTTCTGTTTATTCATGCTTATTTCTGTTATTACTCGCTTCATTTTTGTTTCAAACAAAAATTTACTTGCAATTAATTGGCAGAGTTTATCTATAGAGAGATCAGAAAGGTTGTTGTGGAAGAGATAGGTTCTGAGAATGTTGTTCAAATCGTAACCGATAATGGGTCAAATTACAAGAAAGCATGCAAAACTCTGGTAGAACAACCAGAGTTTAGTCATATTGTTTGGCAGCCATGTGCTGCCCACACTGTTAACCTCATGCTTAAGGATGTTGCTAAGTTTCGTGAGATTGACGTGATAGTTAAAAGTGCTAAGCAGATCTGTAGATTTTTCTACAATCACAATAACCTACATGATAGCATGAAAAAGAACATTGGTGGTGAACTCATAAAACCGAATGCGACCCGGTTTGGAACGGTGTTCATGTTCTTGGAGAGTTTCCATTGTAAGAAAGATGAGTTTAGGAAATGGATGGTGTCCGATGATTGGAAGGGAAGTACTTGGAACGGTGCTGCTGATTATGTCTTTGCTGAAGAGCTGCTATCTAGTAATATGTGGTGGGCAGCTTTAGAGTGGGTTCTTGCTGTGCTAGAGCCACTCTATAAAGCCCTTATATATGCTGATACACAAAAGAGATGCACCCTATCTGGATTcaagaagagtatgatgacaaccATACAAAAGTTGGAAAGTCATCTTGGTGGTGGATCACAAATGTTTCATAGAGTCATGAGCAAGGTGTCCAAGAGGATCGATGCTATGCAAGAAGGCACACTATTGGTTGCAGGTAGTTACAAAACTAACTAAATTTGTATTATGACGCTCTCTTTTTATGGTTTTAACTTCTTTTGTTCTTCCTTCTCCTATGCAGCTGCTGTCCTTGATCCTTACACACATTatcagatcaacatgagcaagATTATGGACTATGCTCTTGCACTAACAGATGCCATTGAGAAGATCGCAGACCCTGAGACCGCTGTTTTggccattgatgaagtcaacacttACAGGGAATGTCGTGGGAGGTTTGGCTCAAGGTTGGCACGTTCATTTGCAGAGAAAATGTCACCAAGTAAGTTCCAATACCTCACTTGTAATATTCTCTATTACCCCAGTTTTGCAACTCAGTTCATTTCACTATGTGAATTTTGTTTTAACTTGGCAGCTGAGTGGTGGTTCCAATTTGGAGGGGAAGTTCCTAATCTGCAGAAGTGTGCCTTGAGGATTGTATCACAATGCGTTTCGTGAAGTGGTTGTGAGAGGAATTGGAGCACTTTTGCTTTGGTCCACACGAAGCAAAGAAACCGTCTTCTATATGGCAAGCTGCACAAGCTTGTATCTATGCGCTACAACTTGAAGGTATGAAATATGTTTTGCCCATATGCCATTATTCACCCATATGCCATGATTCCCCTGCATACTGTTGTTTACTAAGCATTGTTTGAAATAAAAGATGTTGTTTACTAAGTAAATGCTACTATTTATTAAAGACTGTTACTAGGTTGTTATTTAAAGTAAATGTTGATGTTTACTTAGCAATATTTAGAGTAAAGGCTGCTGTCTAATAAGCATCGTTTTATACATAGCGACTTTATCCATTTTATTCTCTGTACTTCGTTGTCATTGACTGATTTTGTTTTCACATTTTGAAGAtacgtgctgaagaagaacaagaccaggTGAGAGAGAATGATAAGCAGAAGGAAGTTGATGCATGTGCAATGATGATGGATACAACCATGTTTGATGCAACAAATCCTATGATGGAATGGTTGAATGAGGATGAGGAGCATGCAATCTTGGATGGAGTTGATGCTGCTAGCGCCGTGTTTGAGAAAATTCGTTTGCTTAACTCAAGTAGGAAAGTTTCTTGTCTTGCAAGGAAGGACAATGGCAGGAAAAGAAAGagggtagaggaagaagaggatgactACCATGAtagtgaggatgatgatgaagaaaatgaggagctGGACCTGGAAATTGATGATGATGATAGCCATGATGATGGTGCAAGTCAATCCGATGGAGGAGATTCGCCAATGCAAGTTGAAAAGGATTTAACAAGCCAAGTTGGAAACAATGTTGAGGTAACAAGTGATGGTAATTTGGTGATCCGTAGATCTGAACGGGTTAGGCAAGGAAAGAAGGTCAAGGAGGTCACCAGCCTTTACAATTGACAAGTAAGTTCCTTGTGATGACATCAATAATTTCCCATTTATGCACTTTCTTATATTCTGTCAtaaacatgtggtgtttgctttaGTCCATATGATTTTATATGTTATTTCAATTGGGGCTGCCATCTATTAACTGTTGTTTCTGCCATCTACTTGATGTTTATATAATTCACAATGCGTTAGTCCATATGATTCTATATGGTGTTTCAATTGGGGCTGCCATCTATGAGTTATTGCTGCCATCTACTTGTAATGTTTATATAATTCACAATGCCTTATTTCATCTGAATTTATATGTTGTTTTAATTTGGGCTGTCATCTATGAGTTGTTTCTGCCATCTACTTGTAATATTTATATAATTCACATTGTTTCTGCCCATATGATTTTATATGTTGTTCCA
It contains:
- the LOC119339690 gene encoding uncharacterized protein LOC119339690, which codes for MSRVDKELWTEVVLKNDLESLMTQLNSIPDRVQAWKKLAARCGADVALSLVRIHCFGSANDMMSFILILWELLPKQAGATIAATVAANSRWAVLGSDHEDFCRWIITLALREGIRVTSRQIEQTIKRFVELNRHDLEGLVSNDIYYVWNHGPKFGGGFDCRYCPLITRGGGATRFREHLGGIPGDVRECPNVPRNIHAAMRESRDDSMRKKREKKNRRFRLERDIMEGLYHGEGVINIEDDEEEIQAALRETLRDKNVSRAVERRRGSGSGVCVSLGKQSITSYFDKELSSNKVSMQPKINTALNVESKDVLGQAWAKFFHANDIAGLKANFSYFRAAVKITQNLGPAPVPTAKEIDGIYLDKNYEEAEQWLKMFKQDWRNYGVTVMCDSWTWPTGMSLINSMVYCNAWMFFHKSIDASGQTQTSTLTGNVVGGLAQGWHVHLQRKCHQLSGGSNLEGKFLICRSVP